The proteins below come from a single Paroceanicella profunda genomic window:
- the bufB gene encoding MNIO family bufferin maturase: protein MTALPARAGVSFRHEHARGILARRPDIGWFEVHAENYMGAGGPPHRLLTALRAHWPVSLHGVGLSIGGEGPLDRGHLARLAGLVERYAPASFSEHLAWSSHEGTAFNDLLPLPYTEEALARICAHVDQVQEALGMRMLLENPTSYAHLPGSDIPETEFLAAIARTTGCGLLLDVNNVHISATNLGFDAGAYLDAFPLAEVGEIHLAGHCVEIAADGTRLLLDSHDRPVAEAVWQLFAGVIARTGPVPTLVEWDADIPDWPELAAEAATVDRLLAEAAAASAPGARGPAVPALTDD from the coding sequence ATGACAGCCCTGCCCGCCCGCGCCGGCGTTTCCTTCCGACACGAGCATGCCCGCGGCATCCTCGCGCGCCGGCCCGATATCGGCTGGTTCGAGGTGCACGCGGAAAACTACATGGGCGCGGGCGGTCCGCCGCACCGGCTGCTCACCGCGCTGCGCGCGCACTGGCCGGTGTCGCTGCACGGGGTGGGCCTGTCGATCGGCGGCGAGGGGCCGCTGGACCGGGGCCATCTCGCGCGGCTGGCCGGGCTGGTGGAGCGCTATGCGCCGGCCAGCTTCTCCGAGCATCTCGCCTGGTCCTCGCACGAGGGCACGGCCTTCAACGACCTCCTGCCCCTGCCCTACACCGAGGAGGCGCTGGCGCGCATCTGTGCCCATGTCGACCAGGTTCAGGAGGCGCTGGGGATGCGGATGCTGCTGGAGAACCCCACCTCCTACGCGCATCTGCCCGGGTCCGACATCCCGGAGACCGAGTTCCTCGCCGCCATCGCCCGCACCACCGGCTGCGGGCTGCTGCTCGACGTGAACAACGTGCACATCTCCGCCACCAATCTCGGCTTCGACGCCGGCGCCTACCTCGACGCGTTTCCGCTGGCCGAGGTGGGGGAGATCCACCTCGCCGGGCATTGCGTGGAGATCGCGGCGGACGGAACCCGCCTGCTGCTCGACAGCCATGACCGCCCGGTGGCCGAGGCGGTGTGGCAGCTCTTCGCCGGGGTGATCGCGCGCACCGGCCCGGTGCCGACGCTGGTGGAATGGGATGCGGACATCCCGGACTGGCCAGAGCTTGCCGCCGAGGCCGCCACGGTCGACCGGCTGCTGGCCGAGGCCGCCGCGGCCAGTGCCCCCGGCGCGCGCGGCCCCGCCGTCCCCGCGCTCACCGATGACTGA
- a CDS encoding DNA-binding domain-containing protein, with protein sequence MAGPPAPASFQSRAAAALRDPAAVPPADPARFGIWRNNVRGAAAGALAATYPALRALTGPRFFEAMCQELLHAHPPRSPVLHEYGAEMAGFVAGFPPLARYPWLEGVARLEWARLKAYHAAEAPSLGLGVLGAHAPQALAGLRLRLHPSFALVESAWPVVTIWAETTGRADPSQPDMSRAEAGLVLRPDWVVETTAISPARAAFLRCIAAGGTLGAAAAAAGPDADLAAEITALFASGVVSEVCPAEDGPTG encoded by the coding sequence GTGGCTGGCCCGCCTGCCCCCGCGAGCTTCCAGAGCCGTGCCGCCGCGGCCCTGCGCGACCCCGCCGCGGTGCCTCCGGCGGACCCGGCGCGGTTCGGCATCTGGCGCAACAACGTGCGCGGCGCGGCCGCCGGCGCCCTGGCGGCCACCTACCCCGCGCTGCGCGCCCTCACCGGGCCGCGCTTCTTCGAGGCGATGTGCCAGGAACTGCTGCACGCGCATCCGCCCCGTTCCCCCGTGCTGCACGAATACGGCGCCGAGATGGCGGGCTTCGTGGCCGGCTTCCCGCCCCTCGCGCGCTATCCCTGGCTGGAGGGGGTGGCCCGGCTGGAATGGGCGCGCCTCAAGGCCTACCATGCGGCGGAAGCGCCGAGCCTCGGCCTCGGCGTGCTCGGCGCCCATGCGCCGCAGGCGCTGGCCGGGCTGCGCCTGCGCCTCCACCCGTCTTTCGCGCTGGTCGAGAGCGCCTGGCCGGTGGTGACCATCTGGGCGGAGACGACCGGCCGTGCCGACCCCTCGCAACCCGACATGAGCCGGGCCGAGGCAGGCCTCGTGCTGCGCCCGGACTGGGTGGTGGAGACCACCGCCATCTCCCCCGCCCGCGCCGCCTTCCTGCGCTGCATCGCCGCCGGTGGCACGCTGGGCGCAGCCGCCGCCGCGGCCGGGCCGGACGCCGACCTCGCCGCGGAGATCA